One genomic window of uncultured Erythrobacter sp. includes the following:
- a CDS encoding TetR/AcrR family transcriptional regulator, translated as MGRRSDHSSAELREIIISEAHRQISEVGFARFSAREVARRIGYSIGTIYNVFGSYDHLMLAINGRTLDMWRSALETRLANAEEDRLQAAVEAYFDFALQNRHAWTAIYDFRLPDDAEVPDEYSDRVRSIMDVVAQLLTEILPQERASEAQQLSGSLLAIVHGHCFFMLSGTFRVLGEADPLNTCMQRVRTLI; from the coding sequence ATGGGACGTAGATCAGACCACAGCAGCGCCGAATTGCGCGAAATTATCATCTCCGAAGCGCACCGCCAAATCAGCGAGGTCGGATTTGCCCGCTTTTCAGCCCGCGAAGTGGCGCGCCGGATCGGCTATTCGATTGGAACGATCTACAATGTCTTCGGCTCTTACGACCACCTGATGCTGGCCATAAATGGCCGCACGCTCGACATGTGGAGGAGCGCGCTCGAGACCCGCCTGGCCAATGCGGAAGAGGACAGGTTGCAGGCCGCCGTTGAAGCCTATTTCGATTTCGCGCTGCAGAACCGCCACGCCTGGACCGCAATCTACGATTTTCGCTTGCCCGATGATGCTGAAGTGCCGGACGAATACAGCGACAGGGTCCGTTCGATCATGGATGTGGTCGCGCAGCTGCTGACCGAGATCCTGCCGCAGGAGCGAGCATCCGAAGCCCAGCAGCTATCCGGCTCGCTTTTGGCAATTGTTCACGGGCATTGCTTCTTCATGCTGAGCGGGACGTTCCGGGTCTTGGGTGAGGCAGATCCGCTAAACACCTGCATGCAGCGCGTCCGGACACTGATTTAG
- a CDS encoding ABC transporter ATP-binding protein produces MLELQNVTHVYGNGTRALNDVTLTIPKGMFGLLGPNGAGKSTLMRTVATLQTPTEGSIKFGDIDILAEPEKLRETLGYLPQDFGVYPRVSAYDMLDHMAVLKGVASSSERKDTVETLLAQTNLWDVRKKAIAGFSGGMRQRFGIAQALIGNPQLIIVDEPTAGLDPEERNRFLNLLAEIGENVVVILSTHIVEDVSDLCPKMAVIVQGEIKLEGAPKSLIELARDTVWAKTIERADLDRVRETHEVISTRLFAGQTIVHVLSDTDPGDGFESVDGGLEDVYFSTLAQSRRQTPSAAAAA; encoded by the coding sequence ATGCTCGAGCTACAGAACGTCACCCATGTCTATGGCAACGGCACACGTGCCTTGAACGACGTCACTCTGACGATCCCCAAGGGGATGTTCGGCCTGCTCGGCCCGAATGGTGCAGGCAAGAGCACTTTGATGCGCACCGTTGCAACGCTGCAGACGCCGACTGAAGGTTCGATCAAGTTCGGCGATATCGACATTCTCGCAGAGCCTGAGAAGCTGCGCGAAACGCTCGGCTATCTGCCGCAGGACTTTGGCGTTTATCCGCGTGTTTCTGCCTATGACATGCTCGATCACATGGCGGTTCTGAAGGGCGTCGCGTCCTCTTCCGAACGCAAGGATACGGTCGAGACCTTGCTCGCCCAGACCAACCTGTGGGACGTGCGCAAGAAGGCGATTGCAGGTTTTTCCGGCGGCATGCGGCAACGCTTTGGCATAGCGCAGGCGTTGATAGGCAATCCGCAGCTCATCATCGTCGATGAACCGACCGCAGGCCTGGATCCCGAAGAACGCAACCGTTTCCTCAACCTCCTTGCTGAAATCGGTGAGAACGTTGTGGTCATTCTCTCCACCCACATCGTGGAAGACGTGTCAGACCTGTGTCCGAAAATGGCGGTCATCGTGCAAGGGGAGATCAAGCTGGAAGGCGCGCCAAAATCCTTGATAGAACTGGCCCGCGATACCGTCTGGGCGAAGACCATCGAGCGGGCCGATCTCGACCGCGTTCGCGAGACGCATGAGGTTATCTCGACGCGCCTTTTCGCAGGGCAAACCATCGTGCACGTCCTGTCGGACACCGACCCGGGAGACGGTTTTGAAAGCGTCGATGGCGGGCTTGAGGATGTCTATTTCTCAACCCTCGCGCAGTCGCGCCGCCAGACGCCCTCCGCTGCCGCAGCGGCGTAA
- a CDS encoding M1 family aminopeptidase codes for MFGKITAFELRYQLRNPVFWVAAVIFFLLTFGAATSDDIQIGSGGNINANSPVAIIQTHLVLTLFFMFVSTAFVANVIVRDDESGFGPMVRSTQVRKFDYLIGRFTGAFLAAALAFATVPLAIWLGSLMPWVDPETIGPNKLSYYASAYFLFAMPGMFMVSALFFAVATMTRSMMYTYVAVVVFLVLWTVLIATVQSRPDLQDTAALFEPFGLGALANATQYWTAAESNTQLPAFEGGILANRIIWTGFALAMLGVAYWRFSFAEKGLSKRKLRKQAKKQEKLAKVAPRTVETLPALQPDKSAMARLITRTRFEVAQVVKHPAFFVLILIGLFNTTGALFLGNDLYGTPSRPLTFTVIPILQGGFSIIPVIIAIYYAGELVWRDRDRKMHELIDSTSVPGWSYMVPKTIAVAVVLFTAILASVVSAMFVQAIRGVTPEFGKFFEWYLLPLSVDMLILAILAVFVQALSPNKFIGWGIMVIYIVATIVLSNLGFQHPLYLYGSTGGNPVSDINGNDVGNALGWGLRLYWGAVALVLAVLAHLLWRRGADAALMPRLKRMPAGLKSSSGLVLGVGLLTAVASGGYLFNQMNRVEQYRTSDDGNAQLAEYEKKYLQYETLVQPTVTEVDLTVDLYPQETRMEARGRYAILNDTDEAIEVLHVRLPDPNAEILDIQVGGAALETNDDEFKYRIYRFDEPLAAGASTELTFETRRWQRGIRARNNDTRLVKNGTFLNNSEFAPQIGMNRSGLLQDRSTRREYDLPAELRPAALGDEASRQRNYVGADWVTADITITTDAGQTPIAPGVRVSDEVEGDRRTARFVSENPILSFFSIQSADYEIATRDVDGVELQVYYHAAHDTNVDRMLEGLEKSLAYYRANFGPYQFPHARIIEFPGYDSFAQAFAGTMPYSESIGFVADYADEGDIDAVTYVVAHEVAHQYWAHQLISADQQGGTIMVETMAQYSAMMVMKEIYGEDQMRRFLKYELDNYLSARGGEVIEELPLVKVENQGYIHYRKGAVVMYLLQDRLGEERVNVMLSELLDRYRFKGPPYAISTDLVEGFESLARNDEERQLVEDLLRKITLYDLKVDEAETSELPDGTWETVMTIEATKFYADGEGAETEAPFSNQIEVGAFTARPGLGAFDNANVLMMERRAIESGKQEVRIVTEEQPSYVGVDPYNKYVDRNSDDNVFELG; via the coding sequence ATGTTCGGTAAGATCACCGCATTCGAACTGCGCTACCAGCTGCGCAATCCCGTTTTCTGGGTCGCGGCCGTCATCTTCTTCCTGCTGACCTTCGGGGCGGCAACCAGCGACGATATTCAGATCGGCAGCGGCGGCAATATAAACGCTAACAGCCCGGTTGCGATCATCCAGACTCATCTGGTGCTTACGCTGTTCTTCATGTTTGTGTCGACCGCCTTTGTAGCGAATGTGATCGTGCGTGATGATGAAAGCGGCTTCGGGCCAATGGTCCGATCGACTCAGGTCCGAAAATTCGACTATCTGATAGGCCGCTTCACCGGCGCATTTCTGGCAGCAGCGCTGGCCTTTGCGACCGTACCGCTCGCAATCTGGCTCGGTTCGCTGATGCCATGGGTCGATCCTGAGACGATCGGTCCGAACAAGCTATCATACTACGCCAGCGCATATTTCCTGTTCGCGATGCCCGGCATGTTCATGGTCTCGGCGCTGTTCTTTGCGGTCGCGACCATGACCCGTTCGATGATGTACACCTATGTGGCCGTGGTGGTTTTCCTCGTGCTGTGGACGGTGCTGATCGCGACTGTCCAAAGCCGGCCCGATCTTCAGGACACTGCCGCATTGTTCGAGCCTTTCGGGCTTGGTGCGCTGGCCAATGCCACGCAGTATTGGACCGCCGCGGAATCCAACACGCAATTGCCCGCGTTCGAAGGCGGCATTCTTGCCAACCGGATAATCTGGACCGGTTTTGCGCTTGCCATGCTTGGCGTCGCCTATTGGCGTTTCAGCTTCGCGGAAAAGGGGCTGTCCAAGCGCAAGCTACGCAAACAGGCCAAGAAACAAGAAAAGCTTGCCAAGGTCGCGCCGCGCACGGTTGAGACCCTACCCGCACTGCAACCGGACAAGAGCGCCATGGCGCGCCTGATCACCCGGACCCGGTTCGAAGTCGCTCAGGTTGTGAAGCACCCCGCGTTTTTCGTGCTGATCCTGATTGGCCTGTTCAACACCACGGGCGCGCTGTTCCTCGGCAATGATCTTTACGGCACGCCCAGCCGTCCGCTGACCTTTACCGTGATTCCCATCTTGCAGGGTGGTTTCAGTATCATCCCGGTCATCATCGCGATCTATTACGCAGGCGAACTGGTCTGGCGCGACCGGGATCGCAAGATGCACGAATTGATCGATTCCACCTCGGTTCCGGGTTGGAGTTATATGGTGCCGAAGACGATCGCCGTGGCGGTTGTGCTGTTCACCGCGATCCTCGCCAGCGTCGTCTCGGCCATGTTCGTTCAAGCGATCCGCGGTGTGACACCGGAGTTCGGTAAGTTCTTCGAATGGTATCTGCTGCCGCTGTCGGTCGACATGCTGATCCTCGCGATCTTGGCTGTCTTTGTTCAGGCGCTCAGCCCGAACAAGTTTATCGGCTGGGGCATCATGGTGATCTACATCGTGGCCACTATTGTACTGTCCAATCTCGGCTTCCAGCATCCGCTCTATCTTTACGGATCTACCGGAGGGAATCCGGTTTCCGACATCAATGGCAATGACGTTGGTAACGCGCTGGGCTGGGGACTCCGGCTCTATTGGGGTGCCGTCGCGCTTGTGCTTGCGGTTCTTGCGCATCTGCTCTGGCGGCGCGGAGCCGATGCAGCGCTGATGCCGCGTCTCAAGCGTATGCCTGCAGGATTGAAATCGTCCTCCGGCCTAGTGTTAGGCGTTGGCCTGCTGACCGCAGTCGCCAGCGGAGGGTATCTGTTCAATCAGATGAATAGGGTCGAGCAATATCGTACCTCCGATGATGGGAATGCTCAGCTCGCCGAGTACGAGAAGAAATACCTTCAATACGAAACGCTCGTCCAACCAACTGTTACTGAGGTCGACCTCACAGTCGATCTGTATCCGCAGGAGACTCGGATGGAGGCGAGGGGCCGCTATGCGATCCTCAACGACACGGACGAAGCGATCGAGGTGCTACATGTGCGCCTGCCCGATCCGAATGCCGAAATTCTCGACATCCAGGTGGGCGGGGCGGCGCTCGAAACCAATGATGATGAGTTCAAATACCGCATCTACCGGTTCGATGAACCGCTCGCGGCTGGCGCATCGACTGAACTGACATTCGAGACGCGGCGCTGGCAGCGCGGTATCCGGGCGCGGAACAATGACACGCGCCTCGTGAAGAATGGCACCTTCCTCAACAATTCGGAGTTCGCGCCGCAGATCGGAATGAACCGGTCAGGCCTGTTGCAGGACCGCTCAACCCGCCGGGAATACGACTTGCCAGCCGAGCTGCGTCCTGCGGCCCTGGGAGACGAAGCGTCACGGCAGCGCAACTATGTCGGGGCCGATTGGGTGACCGCCGATATCACGATCACGACCGATGCCGGGCAGACGCCAATCGCGCCGGGTGTTCGTGTGTCCGACGAGGTTGAAGGAGACCGGCGAACCGCGCGGTTCGTGTCGGAAAACCCGATCCTCTCGTTTTTCTCGATCCAGTCCGCTGACTATGAAATCGCCACTCGCGATGTCGATGGCGTCGAGCTGCAAGTGTATTACCACGCTGCGCATGACACCAACGTCGACCGGATGCTGGAAGGGCTGGAAAAGTCGCTCGCTTATTACCGCGCGAATTTTGGCCCGTACCAGTTCCCGCACGCACGTATCATCGAATTCCCTGGCTATGATAGTTTTGCGCAGGCCTTTGCCGGGACCATGCCCTATTCGGAGAGCATCGGCTTCGTCGCTGACTATGCCGATGAAGGCGATATCGATGCGGTGACCTATGTCGTGGCGCACGAAGTCGCGCACCAATATTGGGCGCACCAACTGATCAGCGCCGATCAACAGGGCGGCACGATCATGGTTGAGACCATGGCCCAATATTCCGCGATGATGGTGATGAAGGAGATTTATGGGGAAGACCAAATGCGGCGCTTCCTCAAATATGAGCTCGACAATTACCTCTCGGCTCGCGGCGGTGAAGTCATCGAAGAACTGCCGCTCGTGAAGGTCGAAAACCAGGGCTACATCCACTACCGCAAAGGCGCAGTGGTGATGTACCTGCTGCAGGATCGGCTGGGTGAGGAGCGCGTCAATGTGATGCTGTCTGAACTGCTCGACCGTTACCGTTTCAAGGGCCCTCCTTACGCGATCTCGACAGATCTGGTGGAAGGGTTCGAAAGCCTCGCTCGTAATGATGAAGAGCGGCAGTTGGTTGAAGATCTGCTGCGCAAGATCACACTCTACGACCTCAAAGTGGACGAGGCGGAAACCAGCGAATTGCCCGACGGGACATGGGAAACCGTGATGACGATCGAGGCGACCAAGTTCTATGCCGATGGCGAGGGCGCCGAGACCGAAGCACCGTTTTCGAACCAGATCGAAGTGGGGGCCTTCACGGCCCGTCCAGGGCTGGGAGCCTTCGACAATGCCAACGTGCTGATGATGGAGCGCCGGGCAATCGAAAGCGGCAAGCAGGAAGTCCGGATCGTGACCGAAGAGCAGCCGAGCTATGTGGGGGTCGATCCATATAACAAATACGTTGATCGCAATTCGGACGATAACGTCTTTGAGCTTGGGTGA
- a CDS encoding adenosine deaminase: MNQAYRDKRDAFIAAVPKAELHLHIEGSLEPDMMFALAGRNGVKLPYNSVEEVSAAYQFSNLQEFLDLYYLGMQVLVEEQDFYDLTMAYLERVHRDNVQHVEIFFDPQGHTERGIPFERVIGGILRALDDGEARLGITYKLIMCFLRHLSEEDAFETLAEAEPWLDRIAGVGLDSSEVGHPPEKFTRVFAKCRELGLKLVAHAGEEGPPDYVWQALDTLKIDRIDHGNRALEDETLIKRIVNDGYTLTVCPLSNLKLCVIDEIVESPVKVMLDQGIKATVNSDDPSYFGGYINDNYHAIADALDLTIEDIATLAANSFEGSFLEATEIDKHRAQISDLAEQQA; encoded by the coding sequence ATGAATCAGGCTTACCGCGATAAACGAGACGCCTTCATTGCTGCCGTCCCCAAGGCAGAGCTGCATCTGCATATCGAGGGTTCGCTCGAGCCCGACATGATGTTCGCGCTGGCGGGCCGCAACGGCGTGAAGCTGCCCTACAATAGCGTTGAGGAAGTCTCTGCCGCCTACCAGTTTTCGAACCTGCAGGAGTTTCTCGACCTTTACTACCTCGGCATGCAGGTGCTGGTCGAAGAGCAGGACTTCTATGATCTGACGATGGCCTATCTGGAGCGGGTTCACCGCGACAATGTCCAGCATGTCGAGATATTCTTCGATCCTCAGGGCCACACCGAACGCGGGATTCCGTTCGAGCGGGTGATTGGCGGTATCCTTCGCGCGCTGGACGACGGCGAAGCGCGGCTGGGGATCACTTACAAACTGATCATGTGCTTCCTTCGGCATCTCAGCGAAGAGGACGCATTTGAAACGCTAGCTGAAGCCGAGCCTTGGCTGGACCGAATTGCAGGAGTGGGCCTGGATTCCTCCGAAGTCGGGCATCCCCCAGAAAAGTTCACCCGCGTGTTCGCCAAATGCCGCGAATTGGGCCTCAAGCTGGTTGCGCATGCTGGCGAAGAGGGGCCGCCGGACTATGTCTGGCAGGCGCTCGACACGCTCAAGATTGACCGGATCGACCATGGAAATCGCGCGCTGGAGGATGAAACTCTGATCAAGCGGATCGTGAATGATGGCTACACGCTCACCGTCTGTCCGCTGTCCAATCTGAAGCTGTGCGTGATCGACGAGATCGTCGAGAGCCCGGTCAAAGTGATGCTTGATCAGGGCATCAAGGCGACTGTCAATTCCGACGATCCATCGTATTTCGGCGGGTATATCAACGACAACTATCACGCCATTGCAGACGCGCTGGATCTGACAATTGAAGACATTGCGACGCTCGCCGCCAACTCGTTCGAAGGCTCATTTCTGGAGGCCACCGAAATTGACAAGCACCGAGCACAGATAAGCGACTTGGCGGAGCAGCAAGCTTGA
- a CDS encoding phosphoribosyltransferase — protein sequence MDQQKTFLDANELLELSFALANQIVESGFVPTHIVGIWRGGAPIGIAVQELLEFRGIECDHIAIRTSSYTGIGQQARLVKVYALGYLIDTLNAEDALLIVDDVFDTGKSVEAFINELKKRCRRNTPATIKIATVFYKPSKNQTSLTPDYHMRSTEDWLIFPHEIDGLTEEEIAQHKPCANEILKLRNTNGMNQ from the coding sequence GTGGACCAACAAAAGACCTTCCTTGATGCCAACGAGTTGCTCGAACTATCCTTTGCTCTGGCGAACCAGATCGTCGAGTCAGGCTTTGTGCCAACTCACATCGTCGGCATCTGGCGCGGCGGAGCACCGATCGGGATAGCGGTTCAGGAGCTACTCGAGTTTCGCGGCATCGAATGCGACCACATCGCCATACGGACGTCGTCCTACACCGGCATCGGCCAGCAGGCCCGTCTGGTGAAGGTCTATGCGCTGGGCTATCTGATAGACACCCTAAACGCCGAAGACGCGCTGCTCATCGTCGACGATGTGTTCGACACCGGTAAGTCGGTAGAGGCGTTCATCAACGAGCTGAAAAAGCGCTGCCGGCGCAACACGCCCGCGACGATCAAGATCGCGACTGTGTTCTACAAGCCGTCCAAGAACCAGACATCGCTCACCCCGGATTACCATATGCGGTCGACCGAGGACTGGTTGATCTTCCCCCACGAGATTGATGGACTAACCGAGGAGGAGATCGCGCAGCACAAGCCGTGTGCGAACGAAATCCTCAAGCTACGAAACACAAATGGAATGAACCAATGA
- the parC gene encoding DNA topoisomerase IV subunit A: MSDPTEDTESDPFDAIVDAPFDAALEERYLVYALSTITARSLPDLRDGLKPVHRRLLWTMRQLKLDPSNTFKKSARVVGEVIGKYHPHGDTAAYDAMVRLAQDFSLRYPLVEGQGNFGNIDGDNAAAYRYTEARLTKTAMQLMEGLDAGTVDFIPTYNGEEEEPELMPGLFPNLLANGASGIAVGMATNIPSHNVAEVIDATLELIDNPHVEHARLMELMQGPDFATGGQLVDSAEVISHAYETGRGSFRLRGVFHAPEAEKAEDQALGIERLGGGQWQLVISEIPYQVQKGKLIEQIAQAISDKKLPILEDVRDESDETIRIVLVPRSRNVDPELLKESIFKLTDMETRFGLNMNVLDANRTPMVMGLKELLQNWTAAQIEILQRRTQHRLDQIARRLELVEGYIIAFLNLDRIIEIIRTEDEPKKVMIKEFELSDRQAEAILDTRLRSLRKLEEMKLRDEKTALLEEQDELEKLLGSPARQRTRLKKDLRTLRKDYAEDTKLGARRTRIEEAAATVEFSMDAMIEKEPVTVILSQKGWIRAAKGHVDLAQEFKYKEGDELAFILHAQTTDKLLIAAGNGRFYTLGCDKLPGARGFGEPVRTMIDLESDTSIAKMLVHKSKGRLLLAASNGKGFVAETEELLAETRKGRQVVNLKGDAKLAVIREIGEGHDHVACVGDNRKLIVFNLEEMPVMARGQGVMLQRYRDGGLSDATTFVLGEGLSWQMGGSGERTRTETDIHLWKVARSAAGRLPPQGFPKNNRFD; the protein is encoded by the coding sequence ATGTCCGATCCGACCGAAGACACCGAATCCGATCCGTTTGATGCCATCGTCGATGCGCCGTTCGATGCTGCGTTGGAAGAGCGTTATCTCGTCTATGCGCTCTCGACGATCACCGCGCGCTCGCTGCCCGATCTGCGCGATGGGTTGAAACCAGTCCACCGCCGCCTGCTGTGGACCATGCGGCAGCTGAAGCTCGATCCGTCAAATACGTTCAAGAAAAGCGCCCGCGTTGTCGGCGAGGTGATCGGCAAATATCACCCGCATGGCGACACCGCAGCTTACGATGCGATGGTGCGGCTCGCGCAGGATTTCTCGCTACGGTACCCGCTGGTCGAGGGCCAAGGGAACTTTGGCAATATCGACGGCGATAACGCCGCCGCCTATCGCTACACCGAAGCGCGCCTGACCAAGACCGCGATGCAGCTGATGGAAGGACTGGACGCAGGCACGGTCGATTTCATACCCACCTACAACGGCGAGGAAGAAGAACCCGAGCTGATGCCGGGCCTGTTCCCGAACCTGCTGGCCAATGGCGCAAGCGGGATCGCGGTGGGCATGGCGACCAACATTCCCAGCCATAACGTCGCCGAAGTGATCGATGCGACGCTGGAACTGATCGATAATCCTCATGTCGAGCACGCTCGGTTGATGGAGCTGATGCAGGGGCCGGACTTTGCGACCGGCGGACAGCTGGTCGACAGCGCCGAAGTCATTTCACACGCCTACGAGACCGGTCGGGGCAGCTTCCGTCTGCGCGGCGTGTTCCACGCTCCCGAGGCCGAAAAGGCTGAGGATCAGGCACTCGGCATCGAACGGCTCGGCGGCGGACAATGGCAGCTGGTCATATCCGAAATTCCGTATCAGGTGCAGAAGGGAAAACTGATCGAGCAGATCGCGCAGGCGATCTCGGACAAGAAGCTGCCGATCCTTGAAGACGTGCGCGATGAAAGCGACGAGACGATCCGCATCGTGCTGGTCCCGCGCAGCCGGAATGTCGATCCGGAACTGCTCAAGGAGAGCATCTTTAAGCTGACCGACATGGAGACCCGCTTCGGGCTCAACATGAACGTGCTCGACGCCAATCGCACGCCGATGGTGATGGGGCTGAAAGAGCTGCTGCAGAACTGGACGGCGGCGCAGATCGAGATCCTGCAACGCCGCACGCAGCACCGGCTCGATCAGATTGCGCGGCGGCTTGAGCTGGTTGAAGGCTACATCATCGCTTTCCTCAATCTCGACCGGATTATCGAGATTATCCGAACCGAGGACGAGCCTAAGAAGGTGATGATCAAGGAGTTCGAGCTTTCTGATCGTCAGGCCGAAGCCATCCTCGATACGCGGCTCCGGTCCCTACGCAAATTGGAAGAAATGAAGCTGCGCGATGAGAAGACCGCGCTGCTTGAAGAACAGGACGAGCTTGAGAAATTGCTCGGCAGCCCGGCTCGCCAGCGTACGCGGCTGAAGAAGGACCTGCGCACTTTGCGCAAGGACTATGCCGAGGACACCAAGCTGGGCGCGCGGCGGACGCGGATCGAGGAAGCGGCCGCGACGGTCGAGTTTTCGATGGATGCGATGATCGAAAAAGAGCCGGTGACGGTGATCCTCAGCCAGAAAGGCTGGATCCGCGCAGCCAAGGGCCACGTCGATCTGGCTCAGGAGTTCAAATACAAGGAAGGCGATGAACTCGCTTTCATCCTCCACGCGCAGACGACGGACAAGCTGCTGATCGCGGCAGGCAATGGCCGGTTCTACACGCTGGGCTGCGACAAGCTCCCCGGCGCGCGCGGCTTTGGCGAGCCGGTGCGGACCATGATCGATCTGGAGTCCGACACATCGATTGCGAAAATGCTGGTCCACAAGTCCAAAGGCAGATTGTTGCTGGCTGCCAGCAACGGCAAAGGCTTCGTTGCCGAGACCGAAGAATTGCTCGCCGAAACCCGCAAGGGCCGTCAGGTCGTCAATCTGAAAGGCGATGCGAAACTGGCGGTCATCCGCGAGATTGGCGAAGGGCATGATCACGTTGCCTGTGTGGGTGACAACCGCAAGCTGATTGTCTTCAACCTTGAGGAAATGCCAGTGATGGCGCGGGGGCAGGGCGTGATGCTCCAGCGCTACCGCGATGGAGGTCTGTCCGATGCGACGACCTTCGTTCTTGGTGAAGGGCTGAGCTGGCAGATGGGTGGATCGGGCGAGCGCACTCGCACCGAAACCGACATTCACCTTTGGAAAGTCGCACGCAGCGCTGCCGGACGCCTGCCACCGCAGGGCTTCCCCAAAAACAACCGCTTCGATTGA
- a CDS encoding CCA tRNA nucleotidyltransferase has product MSPDLKDAAWPKRTDLAALKQALGADHMRWVGGAVRDTLLGLPVHDIDCATTHTPDTVIDLCRDAGIRTVPTGIDHGTVTAILEEGTVEVTTLRRDVSTDGRRATVAFATEWQEDAARRDFTINALYAHPETLEISDYFGGTKDLETRRVRFIGDARERIAEDHLRILRYYRFQARFGSELDAEAEEACAAMADTLKGLSRERIADELLKLLALPDPGETVERMHDRAVLRVVLPETSLRHVEQMRELIEREAAQQFAPDPLRRLAALLPPSPEIAEIVAARLRLSKAQRARLISAAERRDEDTSKPKELAYSVTPTFAADRLLLLGADAQQIAAWEPPVFPLKGGVIVARGVAAGPEVARILQTVERRWVAEGFPDKARIEQILSEELP; this is encoded by the coding sequence ATGTCGCCTGATCTCAAGGATGCAGCTTGGCCAAAACGTACCGACCTAGCGGCGCTGAAACAGGCGCTCGGCGCGGATCACATGCGATGGGTTGGCGGCGCGGTCCGAGACACTTTGTTGGGACTGCCAGTTCACGATATCGACTGCGCTACGACGCATACGCCCGACACCGTAATCGACCTTTGCCGCGATGCCGGCATTCGTACCGTCCCGACCGGGATCGACCATGGAACCGTGACCGCGATCCTTGAAGAAGGAACCGTAGAAGTCACCACTCTGCGCCGCGACGTTTCCACCGACGGCCGCCGCGCCACCGTGGCGTTTGCGACAGAATGGCAGGAGGACGCGGCCCGCCGCGACTTCACCATCAACGCACTCTATGCCCACCCAGAAACGCTCGAAATCTCGGATTACTTCGGCGGCACCAAAGACCTGGAGACCCGCCGTGTCCGCTTCATTGGCGATGCGCGCGAACGTATCGCGGAGGATCACTTGCGTATCCTGCGCTATTACCGGTTCCAGGCCCGGTTTGGCTCGGAACTGGATGCGGAGGCCGAAGAAGCCTGCGCTGCGATGGCCGATACCCTCAAAGGACTGAGCCGCGAACGGATTGCCGATGAACTGCTCAAGCTACTCGCCCTGCCTGATCCGGGCGAAACGGTTGAGCGCATGCATGATCGCGCGGTCTTGAGGGTGGTCCTGCCCGAAACCAGTCTGCGCCATGTCGAGCAGATGCGTGAATTGATCGAACGCGAAGCGGCACAGCAGTTCGCGCCCGATCCGCTAAGACGGCTGGCTGCGCTCTTGCCCCCCTCGCCCGAGATCGCCGAAATCGTCGCGGCACGGCTGCGGCTGTCGAAAGCGCAGCGAGCGCGTTTGATCAGCGCTGCAGAGAGGCGAGACGAAGACACCAGCAAGCCGAAGGAGCTTGCCTATTCCGTAACACCGACTTTCGCTGCGGACCGCTTGCTGCTTCTTGGAGCAGACGCGCAGCAAATCGCCGCTTGGGAGCCACCAGTCTTCCCGCTCAAAGGCGGTGTGATCGTTGCTCGCGGAGTGGCCGCTGGACCGGAAGTTGCGAGAATTCTTCAAACTGTTGAGCGTCGGTGGGTGGCCGAAGGTTTTCCCGATAAAGCAAGAATTGAACAAATTTTGAGCGAAGAACTACCCTGA
- a CDS encoding CoA pyrophosphatase translates to MSDLFEQLSSAYAEGHARDVDGLMSDARFAENGRNTPAAVLIAVTDRPEPGVILTQRPRDMRDHPGQVAFPGGKIDPGEDAITAALREADEELALPREAVRVIGASDEYQTGTGFCVTPVLGVVPADLDLTPSPSEVEAWFEAPLEMLLTKSNWTTNEVFWRGAMRHYLEMDYEGFRIWGVTAAIIANLSLRIAPERLRDVA, encoded by the coding sequence ATGAGCGACCTGTTTGAGCAACTCTCGTCAGCCTATGCGGAAGGGCATGCACGCGACGTCGACGGGCTTATGAGCGATGCCCGTTTCGCCGAGAATGGGCGCAACACGCCCGCCGCCGTGCTGATTGCCGTAACAGATCGCCCCGAACCCGGCGTGATCCTGACCCAGCGACCGCGCGATATGCGCGATCACCCGGGGCAAGTCGCCTTTCCCGGCGGCAAGATCGATCCGGGCGAAGATGCCATCACCGCCGCCTTGCGCGAGGCCGACGAAGAGCTTGCCCTACCCCGTGAGGCCGTGCGGGTGATCGGCGCGAGCGACGAATACCAGACCGGCACCGGGTTTTGCGTTACGCCCGTACTGGGCGTTGTGCCCGCCGATCTGGACCTCACACCCAGCCCGAGTGAAGTCGAAGCTTGGTTTGAAGCGCCGCTCGAAATGCTGCTGACGAAATCCAATTGGACGACTAACGAAGTGTTCTGGCGCGGCGCGATGCGGCACTATCTCGAGATGGACTATGAGGGGTTCCGCATCTGGGGTGTGACTGCGGCAATCATCGCCAACCTGTCGCTGCGGATTGCGCCGGAAAGGTTGCGCGATGTCGCCTGA